The following are encoded in a window of Nibricoccus aquaticus genomic DNA:
- the lepA gene encoding translation elongation factor 4, giving the protein MDELLTRNFCIIAHVDHGKTTLSDRLLEYTNTISKRVLTAQHLDSMDLEKERGITIKSHPVTMMYRAKDGREYKLNLMDTPGHVDFSYEVSRSLAACEGAVLLIDAAQGVEAQTVANAHLAFSQQLKVIPVINKIDLPSANLELCTKQLEDILTIPAEEAILASGKSGIGIEDILEAVVARVPPPRWREYAQTRILVFDSLYDAYRGCIAYVRVFSGSIKANDMMLLMSTNQKAEVKEVGTFTPKMEKCAVLHAGDVGYVVSSIKDPSEVKTGDTITIASKPAQEMLPGYKEVRPMVFCGLYPLESDDYEKLKAGLGRLQLNDAAFVYSSESSLALGFGFRCGFLGLLHMEIIQERIRREHDVEIISTYPSVIYKIVKQGGEVLEVDNPVNFPDPGTIIETLEPTITASIILPNDSMGDILALIMEKRGVCEHTDTLDMNRVMLRCVLPLNEILVDFNDRLKSITHGYGSMDYELGAYKADDLVKMDIMINGDPVDAFSCIVHRSKAEAKGRQLCEKLAEIIPPQMFKVAIQAAIGGKVIARDNVKEMRKDVTSKCYGGDISRKRKLLDKQKEGKKKMKMIGKVNIPPDAFIKVLKSGD; this is encoded by the coding sequence ATGGACGAACTGTTGACCCGCAATTTCTGTATTATCGCTCACGTCGATCACGGCAAAACGACGCTGTCCGACCGGCTGCTCGAGTACACCAACACGATCTCGAAGCGCGTGTTAACCGCCCAGCATCTCGACTCGATGGACCTCGAGAAGGAGCGTGGTATCACCATCAAATCGCACCCGGTCACGATGATGTACCGCGCGAAGGATGGCCGTGAGTATAAGCTCAACCTGATGGACACGCCCGGCCACGTGGACTTCTCGTACGAAGTTTCCCGCAGTCTCGCGGCATGTGAAGGCGCCGTGCTCCTGATCGATGCGGCGCAAGGCGTCGAAGCCCAGACGGTGGCCAATGCGCACCTCGCGTTTTCTCAGCAGCTCAAGGTCATCCCGGTCATCAACAAGATCGATCTGCCGTCGGCGAACCTCGAACTCTGCACCAAGCAACTCGAAGACATTCTCACGATCCCGGCCGAAGAGGCGATTCTCGCCAGCGGCAAGTCGGGCATCGGCATCGAAGACATTCTTGAAGCTGTCGTCGCTCGCGTGCCGCCTCCTCGCTGGCGCGAGTACGCGCAGACGCGCATCCTGGTTTTCGATTCTCTCTACGATGCGTACCGGGGCTGTATCGCGTACGTCCGCGTGTTTTCCGGCTCGATCAAGGCCAACGACATGATGCTCCTCATGAGCACCAATCAAAAGGCCGAGGTGAAAGAGGTCGGTACGTTCACGCCGAAGATGGAAAAGTGCGCGGTGCTCCACGCGGGCGACGTGGGCTACGTCGTTTCGAGCATCAAAGATCCTTCCGAGGTTAAAACCGGTGATACCATCACCATCGCGAGCAAGCCCGCTCAGGAAATGCTCCCCGGCTACAAAGAGGTCCGCCCGATGGTTTTCTGCGGACTCTATCCGCTGGAGAGCGACGACTACGAAAAGCTCAAGGCAGGCCTCGGCCGCTTACAGCTCAACGACGCGGCGTTCGTTTACTCCTCGGAGAGTTCCCTCGCGCTGGGCTTCGGCTTCCGCTGTGGCTTCCTCGGTTTGCTCCACATGGAGATCATCCAGGAGCGCATTCGCCGCGAGCACGACGTCGAGATCATCTCCACGTACCCAAGCGTCATCTACAAGATCGTGAAACAAGGCGGCGAAGTCCTCGAGGTGGATAACCCGGTGAACTTCCCTGACCCCGGCACGATTATCGAGACGCTCGAACCCACGATCACGGCGTCGATCATTCTGCCCAACGATTCCATGGGCGACATCCTCGCGCTGATCATGGAAAAGCGCGGCGTGTGCGAACACACCGACACGCTCGACATGAATCGCGTGATGCTCCGCTGCGTGCTCCCGCTCAACGAAATCCTCGTCGATTTCAACGACCGCCTGAAATCCATCACGCACGGCTACGGTTCGATGGACTACGAACTCGGCGCCTACAAAGCCGACGACCTCGTGAAGATGGACATCATGATCAACGGCGACCCCGTGGACGCGTTTTCCTGCATCGTCCACCGCTCCAAGGCTGAAGCCAAAGGCCGCCAGCTGTGCGAAAAACTCGCCGAGATCATCCCGCCACAGATGTTCAAAGTCGCGATTCAGGCCGCGATCGGCGGCAAAGTCATCGCCCGCGACAACGTGAAGGAAATGCGCAAGGACGTTACCTCGAAGTGCTACGGCGGCGACATCTCCCGTAAGCGCAAACTCCTCGATAAGCAGAAAGAGGGCAAAAAGAAGATGAAGATGATCGGCAAGGTGAACATCCCGCCGGATGCCTTCATCAAGGTGCTCAAGAGCGGCGACTAA
- the fabD gene encoding ACP S-malonyltransferase gives MSLALLFAGQGAQKVGMGKSLYENSAAARALYDEANRVLGWELTKLSFEGPDAELTQTKVCQPALFVHGLALLAAAKEKGKLTGADEPTFALGLSLGEVTALTAAGVFDFATGLKVVAERGRLMQLACEQTTGGMAAIVGEERAKVTELCAEFGIEAANFNCPGQIIISGEKAKVEAAVAAAKERGIKKAMPLNVAGAYHSRLMEPARAAFAAYLATVPFAAPKFTVFTNTTGHAVSSPDAIREALVKQVVSSVLWEDCMRSASAAGATTYWELGPGGVLAGLARRTNKDWPVKSVSEFSDLAA, from the coding sequence ATGTCACTCGCACTCCTCTTCGCTGGTCAGGGCGCTCAGAAAGTCGGCATGGGCAAATCGCTCTACGAAAACTCCGCAGCCGCCCGCGCGCTTTACGACGAAGCCAACCGCGTGCTCGGTTGGGAACTCACGAAGCTCTCGTTTGAAGGCCCTGACGCCGAACTCACGCAGACCAAGGTCTGCCAACCCGCGCTCTTCGTTCATGGTCTCGCGTTGCTCGCGGCAGCGAAGGAGAAGGGGAAACTCACGGGCGCAGATGAGCCGACGTTCGCGCTCGGCCTGAGCCTCGGCGAAGTCACCGCGCTGACGGCTGCGGGCGTTTTTGATTTCGCGACCGGCCTGAAGGTCGTGGCCGAGCGTGGGCGTTTGATGCAGCTCGCGTGTGAGCAGACGACCGGCGGCATGGCCGCGATTGTCGGTGAAGAGCGCGCGAAGGTCACCGAGCTCTGCGCTGAGTTCGGGATCGAGGCGGCCAATTTCAACTGCCCCGGCCAGATCATCATCTCCGGCGAAAAGGCGAAGGTCGAAGCCGCCGTCGCCGCTGCAAAAGAGCGCGGCATCAAGAAAGCCATGCCGCTCAACGTCGCGGGCGCTTATCACAGCCGCCTGATGGAGCCGGCCCGCGCGGCATTTGCCGCTTATCTGGCGACGGTGCCGTTTGCGGCGCCGAAGTTCACTGTCTTCACGAACACGACCGGCCACGCCGTCTCGTCGCCCGACGCGATCCGCGAGGCGCTGGTGAAGCAGGTCGTGTCGTCCGTCCTCTGGGAAGACTGCATGCGCAGCGCCTCGGCGGCAGGGGCAACGACTTATTGGGAGCTGGGGCCGGGCGGCGTCCTCGCCGGGCTGGCCCGCCGGACCAATAAGGACTGGCCGGTGAAGAGCGTGTCCGAGTTTTCCGATTTAGCCGCTTGA
- a CDS encoding ABC transporter ATP-binding protein → MQNPHNSPLEHRFSGEHPLRTLLFLYREERTRLIWGAVLYVIKHSPVWVMPLMTARIIDIVAEPEKHSLNEIWFNAGILLAILIQNIPVNYLCVRSISHAARSMETRLRSAICRRLQHLSIGYYTRQSAGTLQTKVLRDVESIEQLTRGLFDSVGTAFINLGFALAVTAYRAPWFLVFFAGSIPVAVILVRSLHKHVSERNTKLRQEIEQMSNRVIEMTNLIPITRAHGLETSALERIENSLERVRDAGLKVDEINSVFGAISWVVFNFFNSACLVFAAWACATQFIPITLGDIVMLTGYFGMLTGSVLALANSAPMILRGYEAVRSIGEVLECPDLEQNEGKAPVNAVSGEFRFSDVGFRYEGVEAHAVRDFSLHVRPGETIALVGPSGAGKSTVLNLVIGFIRPTSGTILIDGRDMAALDLRTYRRFVSVVPQESILFDGTIRENITYGMKSVSDERITTALRDANAWEFVEKLPEGIQTQVGEKGARLSGGQKQRLAIARALIRDPRVLILDEATSALDSESEALIQEALERLMKGRTTFVVAHRLSTIRNADRIVAMRAGRIEEIGSHDELVKTGGLYSQLHARQSGGRLEE, encoded by the coding sequence ATGCAAAATCCACACAACAGTCCGCTTGAACATCGTTTCAGCGGCGAGCACCCGCTTCGCACACTGCTGTTTCTCTATCGCGAAGAGCGCACGCGGCTGATCTGGGGCGCGGTGCTCTATGTCATCAAGCACAGCCCGGTGTGGGTCATGCCGCTCATGACGGCGCGGATCATCGATATCGTGGCCGAGCCGGAAAAACATTCGTTGAACGAGATTTGGTTCAATGCGGGCATCCTCCTCGCGATCCTGATTCAAAACATCCCGGTTAATTATCTCTGCGTGCGCTCGATCAGCCACGCGGCGCGTTCGATGGAGACGCGGCTGCGCTCCGCGATCTGCAGGCGGCTCCAGCATCTATCCATCGGATACTACACGCGCCAAAGCGCAGGCACGCTCCAGACGAAGGTGCTGCGCGACGTGGAATCCATCGAGCAGCTCACGCGCGGGCTTTTTGACTCGGTGGGGACAGCCTTCATCAATCTGGGTTTCGCGCTCGCGGTGACCGCTTATCGTGCGCCGTGGTTTTTAGTTTTTTTCGCGGGATCCATTCCTGTCGCGGTGATTCTTGTACGCTCGTTGCACAAGCACGTCTCGGAGCGAAACACCAAGCTGCGCCAGGAAATCGAGCAGATGTCCAATCGCGTGATCGAGATGACCAATTTGATCCCGATCACACGTGCCCACGGCTTGGAGACGAGCGCGCTTGAGCGCATCGAAAACTCGCTTGAGCGGGTGCGCGACGCGGGGCTCAAAGTGGATGAAATCAACTCCGTTTTCGGCGCGATTTCGTGGGTCGTTTTCAATTTTTTTAATTCAGCCTGCCTCGTTTTTGCAGCCTGGGCGTGTGCCACGCAGTTCATTCCGATCACGCTAGGCGATATCGTCATGCTCACGGGATATTTTGGGATGCTGACCGGCTCGGTGCTCGCGCTCGCGAACTCCGCGCCAATGATCCTGCGCGGCTACGAAGCAGTGCGTTCGATTGGCGAAGTACTGGAGTGTCCCGATCTCGAACAAAACGAAGGCAAGGCGCCGGTGAACGCGGTCAGTGGAGAGTTTCGTTTTAGCGATGTTGGATTTCGCTACGAAGGAGTCGAAGCGCACGCCGTGCGTGATTTTTCGCTCCATGTCAGACCCGGCGAAACCATCGCGCTCGTCGGGCCGTCGGGCGCGGGGAAATCCACCGTGCTCAATCTGGTCATCGGTTTTATCCGGCCGACGAGTGGTACGATCCTGATCGATGGTCGCGACATGGCTGCGCTCGATTTGCGGACATACCGGCGCTTCGTGTCGGTGGTGCCGCAGGAATCGATTCTCTTCGATGGGACGATCCGCGAGAACATCACTTATGGGATGAAGTCGGTTTCCGATGAGCGCATCACAACGGCGTTGCGCGATGCAAATGCGTGGGAGTTTGTTGAGAAGTTGCCCGAGGGAATCCAGACGCAGGTGGGCGAAAAAGGTGCGCGACTTTCTGGCGGGCAGAAGCAGCGCCTCGCCATCGCACGCGCACTGATCCGCGATCCGCGCGTGTTGATCCTGGACGAAGCGACGTCGGCGCTGGATTCGGAGAGCGAGGCGTTGATTCAGGAGGCGCTGGAACGGCTCATGAAAGGGCGGACGACGTTTGTCGTGGCGCACCGTCTCTCGACGATCCGCAACGCCGACCGCATCGTGGCGATGCGCGCGGGTCGGATTGAGGAAATCGGTTCGCACGATGAACTCGTGAAGACGGGCGGGCTTTATTCGCAGCTGCACGCGCGGCAGAGTGGTGGGCGGCTGGAAGAGTAG
- the lepB gene encoding signal peptidase I — translation MFGLFSSVEKQMRANATNWLELADKIFNYRRDEISAADRADLQQKSEQLRAQLRDKADASKLKLGIEALEPAVRRAGGKFYPRSTIQEYVEFFVVAAIVILGLRAYFVQPFKIPTNSMWPTYYGMTGEVFASEKEEPGVVASAARLVAFGATRRSVDAPVDGDVWVPVSGNRIPSAVVPGRTWFVFPSRVQQITLRVGSELVTVQVPLDFKMDEVIEEAFFSAGAPRTQQVEAGFLPSSRAGQNIPVRWINTGKHVKKGERVLSFDVMTGDQLFVDRMSYHFVRPQVGSGFVFRTDNIRSPYLVDAGGRPVESYYIKRLVGTPGDKLEVRDSALLRNGEPITGSLAFDKNARQEGLYRGYKNQEALLEKKQVEVSTQGYYAMGDNSGNSLDSRYWGEVPYKDIVGRPLFIYYPFTKRWGPAR, via the coding sequence ATGTTCGGACTTTTCTCGTCGGTCGAAAAACAGATGCGCGCCAATGCCACGAACTGGCTCGAGCTCGCCGACAAAATTTTCAACTACCGCCGTGACGAGATCTCCGCCGCCGACCGGGCCGATCTCCAGCAGAAGAGCGAGCAACTCCGTGCCCAGCTCCGCGATAAAGCCGACGCCAGCAAACTGAAGCTCGGCATCGAGGCACTTGAACCGGCCGTGCGCCGCGCAGGCGGAAAGTTTTATCCACGCTCCACGATCCAGGAGTACGTGGAGTTTTTCGTCGTCGCCGCGATCGTGATCCTCGGACTGCGCGCGTACTTCGTGCAGCCGTTTAAGATCCCGACGAACTCGATGTGGCCGACTTATTACGGTATGACCGGCGAGGTTTTCGCTTCAGAGAAGGAAGAGCCTGGTGTCGTTGCGAGCGCGGCACGGCTGGTCGCTTTTGGCGCGACGCGTCGTTCGGTGGATGCGCCGGTGGATGGCGATGTTTGGGTGCCTGTCTCGGGTAACCGGATTCCTTCTGCGGTGGTTCCTGGTCGTACTTGGTTTGTTTTTCCATCCCGAGTGCAGCAGATCACGTTACGCGTCGGTAGCGAGTTGGTGACGGTGCAAGTACCGTTGGACTTCAAAATGGATGAGGTCATCGAAGAGGCGTTTTTCAGTGCAGGTGCTCCGCGGACACAACAGGTTGAAGCCGGCTTTTTGCCTTCGTCGCGTGCAGGTCAAAACATCCCGGTTAGATGGATCAACACGGGCAAGCATGTGAAAAAAGGAGAGCGCGTTCTTTCGTTCGATGTGATGACGGGCGATCAGCTTTTCGTTGATCGCATGTCCTACCATTTCGTGCGCCCGCAGGTGGGCTCTGGCTTTGTTTTTCGAACAGATAACATTCGCAGTCCTTATTTGGTCGATGCGGGCGGACGTCCCGTGGAGTCGTACTACATCAAGCGCTTGGTCGGGACACCTGGGGATAAGCTCGAAGTGCGTGATTCCGCTTTGCTGCGCAACGGCGAGCCAATCACGGGATCACTTGCTTTCGATAAGAACGCCCGCCAAGAGGGGCTTTATCGCGGCTATAAGAATCAAGAAGCGCTGCTTGAGAAAAAGCAGGTCGAAGTTTCCACGCAGGGTTATTATGCGATGGGCGATAATTCCGGCAACAGTCTCGACAGCCGTTACTGGGGCGAAGTCCCGTACAAGGATATCGTGGGTCGCCCGTTGTTCATCTATTACCCGTTCACGAAACGCTGGGGACCGGCGCGCTGA